One Brevibacterium spongiae DNA segment encodes these proteins:
- a CDS encoding inorganic phosphate transporter — MELLLAAVIVAAVIFAGSNGFHDAALTVGNAVVGRAMRPGWALSLAVIFNFIGALLGEGIAIVVANQIVLFSGSADLILTSLIIAFVAATAWSLFTYYLALPVSSTHCLIGGLLGAGIVFGFSINAEHAMNNVVWPLLLSPILGFILAWVLTLVLSKVLASTPPKPLYRGARMVDSVLTASLSLVHGVQDAQKVAALVMVGILAVEATPHDGLSIVEISWPVRLLIAGALALGTGLSGWRVVQTLSVRMVRLDPLKSAVADGAASILMYTAALIMRVPVSLTFVLGSSILGTQYAGRKGHARARYFLPMFGVWVLTIPAAALLALVLGWIVKAAVGL; from the coding sequence GTGGAGCTGCTGTTGGCGGCAGTCATCGTCGCTGCGGTGATCTTCGCCGGTTCGAACGGTTTCCACGATGCTGCCCTGACCGTCGGCAATGCGGTCGTCGGCCGAGCGATGCGACCCGGCTGGGCGCTCAGCCTGGCCGTCATCTTCAACTTCATCGGCGCCCTCCTCGGTGAGGGAATCGCCATCGTCGTGGCCAACCAGATCGTGCTGTTCTCCGGTTCGGCCGACCTCATCCTCACCAGTCTGATCATCGCCTTCGTCGCGGCGACGGCCTGGAGCCTGTTCACCTACTACCTTGCGCTGCCGGTGTCCTCGACGCACTGTCTCATCGGCGGGCTGCTGGGTGCCGGCATCGTCTTCGGCTTCTCGATCAACGCCGAGCATGCGATGAACAACGTGGTGTGGCCGCTGCTGCTCTCACCCATCCTCGGGTTCATCCTCGCGTGGGTGCTGACCCTCGTGCTCTCGAAAGTGCTCGCGTCGACTCCGCCGAAGCCGCTGTACCGGGGTGCGCGCATGGTCGATTCGGTGCTCACGGCGTCGCTGTCCCTCGTTCACGGAGTCCAGGACGCACAGAAGGTCGCGGCCCTGGTCATGGTCGGCATCCTTGCGGTCGAAGCCACGCCGCACGACGGTCTGTCCATCGTTGAGATCTCCTGGCCGGTGCGCCTCCTCATCGCCGGAGCCCTGGCGCTGGGCACCGGGCTGAGCGGTTGGCGCGTGGTCCAGACCCTGTCGGTGCGGATGGTCAGACTCGACCCCCTCAAATCTGCCGTCGCCGATGGCGCGGCATCGATCCTCATGTACACCGCGGCCCTGATCATGCGCGTGCCCGTGTCGCTGACCTTTGTGCTGGGCTCATCGATCCTCGGCACCCAGTACGCCGGTCGCAAAGGCCACGCCCGGGCCCGCTACTTCCTGCCGATGTTCGGCGTCTGGGTGCTGACGATCCCCGCCGCAGCGCTGCTCGCCCTCGTGCTCGGATGGATCGTCAAGGCCGCAGTCGGGCTGTAG
- a CDS encoding PspC domain-containing protein translates to MNSLFDSIRKLGFRRGPDRILGGIAGGLAEVTGINVWLMRLLVLASFLLPVIGLGAYLVVWVLTPWQDNSIPLQQLFGGRSIE, encoded by the coding sequence ATGAACTCACTATTCGACTCCATCCGCAAACTCGGTTTCCGTCGCGGTCCCGACCGCATCCTCGGCGGCATTGCCGGAGGCCTCGCCGAGGTCACCGGCATCAATGTCTGGCTGATGCGCCTGCTCGTCCTCGCTTCGTTCCTGCTTCCGGTCATCGGCCTCGGTGCGTACCTCGTCGTCTGGGTCCTCACCCCGTGGCAGGACAATTCGATCCCTCTGCAGCAGCTCTTCGGCGGCCGCTCGATCGAGTGA
- a CDS encoding GNAT family N-acetyltransferase, with protein sequence MAHTVRPPVPADADAMARVHVDTWLETYRGIMPDELLDAPDLLDRRRQMWTNIIAEADPSRFTCAVAETDDRIVGIAMAGPPEEGENRQGASPEDEGGSVLGRDKVEHPEDRHLYVLYAYRSMHRTGAGQDLLDAVIDPSVTTALWVADPNPRAQAFYAKNGFIADGTVKTDDYDGVREVRMVRSPRV encoded by the coding sequence ATGGCTCACACCGTCCGCCCGCCCGTGCCCGCCGATGCCGACGCCATGGCGCGCGTCCACGTCGACACGTGGCTCGAGACCTATCGCGGGATCATGCCCGATGAACTCCTCGATGCCCCTGACCTCCTCGACCGCCGCCGTCAGATGTGGACGAACATCATCGCCGAGGCGGATCCGTCCAGATTCACCTGCGCCGTCGCCGAAACCGACGACCGGATCGTCGGCATCGCCATGGCCGGTCCCCCGGAGGAGGGCGAGAACCGGCAGGGCGCGAGTCCGGAGGACGAGGGCGGCTCCGTGCTCGGCCGCGACAAAGTCGAGCACCCGGAGGATCGGCACCTCTATGTGCTCTATGCCTACCGATCCATGCACAGAACAGGTGCCGGGCAGGATCTCCTCGACGCCGTCATCGACCCTTCCGTGACGACGGCCCTATGGGTGGCCGACCCGAATCCCCGCGCCCAGGCGTTCTACGCGAAGAACGGCTTCATCGCCGACGGCACCGTCAAGACCGATGACTATGACGGGGTGCGTG
- a CDS encoding DUF47 domain-containing protein, producing the protein MHIRPARPGLGQEERMRLKRVPQDSVFYERLSALVSQMRQCNLVLAELSGIEISERRDVADRLREIGDQADEDMGAMLRALRENYITPFDRNDLYLLSHHMRDICHRLHGVGFVLASGAFDPLPSGVPETLAVLSNQTDHTSRMITRLPGKLDQWDYVDSINRLTYQVESLQWRMSDAVPNSKRGLTYMAAVSQLGQAFVRAAHGFTELGKVVAAIAIKES; encoded by the coding sequence ATGCATATTCGTCCGGCTCGTCCGGGCCTCGGGCAGGAGGAGCGCATGCGGCTCAAGCGGGTACCTCAGGACTCTGTCTTCTACGAGCGGTTGTCCGCTCTCGTCTCTCAGATGCGGCAATGCAACTTGGTGCTCGCAGAACTCTCCGGAATCGAAATCAGCGAACGGCGCGATGTCGCTGATCGCCTCCGCGAGATCGGGGATCAAGCCGATGAGGACATGGGCGCGATGCTGCGGGCGCTGCGGGAGAACTACATCACCCCGTTCGACCGCAACGACCTCTACCTGCTCAGCCACCACATGCGCGATATCTGCCATCGCCTGCACGGGGTCGGATTCGTCCTCGCCTCCGGAGCCTTCGACCCGCTGCCCTCAGGCGTGCCCGAGACCCTGGCGGTGCTGTCGAACCAGACCGACCACACTTCGCGGATGATCACCCGGCTGCCGGGCAAGCTCGACCAGTGGGACTACGTCGATTCGATCAACCGGCTGACCTACCAGGTCGAGAGCCTGCAGTGGCGGATGTCGGACGCGGTGCCGAACTCCAAACGCGGTCTCACCTATATGGCGGCGGTGTCCCAGCTCGGACAGGCCTTCGTCCGGGCCGCGCACGGGTTCACGGAACTCGGCAAGGTCGTCGCGGCCATCGCGATCAAGGAGTCGTAG
- a CDS encoding dihydrofolate reductase family protein, with translation MSRTVIAALFQSLDGIASDPFNFQFDSFDQEMGEWMNTAIGGVDDCVLGRITYQEWENYWPNHTEGEDAPFADFINSTPKHIASTTLSQADLRWEKSTLIQGDLVDFVRTLKETDGGKIAVEGSMSVVRQLVEAGLVDELTLAIHPVVAGSGRSLFEGGATTRLALKDVQRTSKGNLLATYGPFTS, from the coding sequence ATGAGCCGCACCGTCATCGCCGCACTGTTCCAGTCTCTCGACGGCATCGCTTCGGACCCGTTCAACTTCCAGTTCGACTCCTTCGACCAAGAGATGGGCGAATGGATGAACACGGCCATCGGCGGAGTCGACGACTGCGTCCTCGGCCGGATCACCTATCAGGAGTGGGAGAACTACTGGCCGAACCATACAGAGGGCGAGGACGCGCCGTTCGCCGACTTCATCAACTCGACGCCCAAACACATCGCTTCGACGACGCTGTCACAGGCAGACCTCCGGTGGGAGAAATCGACGCTCATTCAGGGAGACCTCGTCGATTTCGTCCGAACGCTCAAAGAGACAGACGGCGGGAAGATCGCCGTCGAAGGCTCGATGTCCGTCGTCCGTCAGCTCGTCGAAGCCGGCCTCGTCGATGAGCTGACGCTGGCCATACATCCGGTTGTCGCCGGCAGCGGACGGTCCCTCTTCGAGGGCGGGGCGACGACTCGACTCGCACTCAAGGACGTCCAGCGCACCAGCAAGGGAAACCTGTTGGCCACGTACGGGCCTTTCACCAGCTGA
- a CDS encoding winged helix-turn-helix transcriptional regulator → MKSYGQYCGLARAAEILGERWSLIILRDLLVGAKRFNELRQGIPGIPSNLLTTRLRDLESAGIVERSLKDRHVVYRLSEYGEGLGPVLIELGRWGSRRLAAPREDEVPTDSSLAAALLTSRTDVSVRPFTVEVTAGPAVAHAAVHESGVDVAEGADPSAQVFIGGTGLRGLLAGGDAKTAVADGAVTVAGDESLLTEFARAFRAPLDDAASTPPNGK, encoded by the coding sequence ATGAAGTCGTACGGGCAATACTGCGGCTTGGCCAGGGCGGCCGAGATTCTGGGCGAGCGGTGGTCTCTGATCATCCTTCGCGACCTCCTCGTGGGGGCGAAGCGCTTCAACGAGCTGCGGCAGGGCATCCCCGGCATCCCATCGAACTTGCTGACTACCCGTCTGCGCGATCTCGAGTCCGCCGGCATCGTCGAACGCAGCCTCAAGGACCGGCATGTCGTCTATCGGCTCAGTGAGTACGGAGAGGGCCTCGGCCCCGTGCTCATCGAACTCGGCCGCTGGGGCTCGCGCCGCTTGGCCGCTCCTCGTGAGGACGAAGTGCCCACCGACAGTTCGTTGGCTGCTGCTCTGCTGACGTCTCGGACCGACGTGAGCGTGCGCCCCTTCACCGTCGAAGTGACGGCCGGTCCGGCAGTCGCTCACGCGGCAGTGCATGAATCCGGGGTCGACGTGGCCGAAGGTGCCGATCCGTCGGCACAGGTCTTCATCGGAGGGACGGGCTTGCGAGGGCTGCTGGCCGGTGGTGATGCGAAGACGGCAGTGGCTGACGGAGCGGTGACAGTCGCCGGGGACGAATCCCTACTGACGGAGTTCGCCCGCGCCTTCCGGGCACCCTTAGACGATGCTGCCAGCACCCCACCGAACGGCAAATGA
- a CDS encoding FAD-dependent oxidoreductase: MADTEHADCIISGGGPAGIVAGLLLARGGVRVVVLEKHKDFFRDFRGDTIHPSTLRLLDELGLYHQFARIAHRRVEGVTLTGRSGEDVLLADFTRLNLPHPFMTIAPQWDFLDLLAKAGEDEPNFDLRMGVEATSLIWDGDRVIGLRARNSTVTEAAPPNEDIVEFRAPLVIAADGRWSKARAEAELSVRELPSTIDVWWFRIDTEAVLPDSVAPRGGDGKVFVAIPRQGHVQIARLIPKGADARLRAEGIEALRGAVAATYPELADDVGAVELDDVKLLDVRRNEARRWFVDGLLCIGDSAHAMSPLGGVGVNLAVQDGVAVARILAEPLRSGSVRTADLRRLQLRRLPTTRAVELLQSAIHRMVEPAVHGQRPIRPPAPVEWLLTTFPALTRVPARILGVGITAEHAPDFARRSGFPQSASTANTSATARSGP; this comes from the coding sequence ATGGCCGACACCGAACACGCTGACTGCATCATCTCCGGAGGCGGTCCGGCCGGAATCGTCGCCGGGCTGCTGCTCGCCCGCGGCGGGGTGAGAGTCGTGGTGCTCGAGAAGCACAAGGATTTCTTCCGTGACTTCCGCGGCGACACCATCCACCCCTCGACCCTGCGCCTGCTCGACGAACTCGGGCTCTATCACCAGTTCGCCCGCATCGCTCACCGTCGCGTCGAGGGCGTGACCCTGACCGGACGCAGCGGCGAGGATGTTCTGCTCGCCGATTTCACCCGCCTCAACCTGCCCCACCCGTTCATGACGATCGCGCCCCAGTGGGACTTCCTCGATCTGCTCGCGAAAGCAGGGGAGGACGAGCCGAACTTCGACCTCCGGATGGGCGTCGAGGCCACCTCGTTGATCTGGGACGGCGACCGCGTGATCGGTCTCCGTGCGCGGAATTCCACCGTCACCGAGGCGGCACCTCCAAACGAGGACATCGTCGAATTCCGCGCGCCGCTCGTCATCGCCGCCGACGGCAGATGGTCGAAGGCCCGCGCCGAGGCGGAACTGTCCGTTCGTGAGCTGCCGTCGACGATCGATGTGTGGTGGTTCCGCATCGACACCGAGGCGGTCCTGCCCGATTCCGTGGCCCCGCGAGGTGGTGACGGCAAGGTCTTCGTCGCGATCCCGCGTCAAGGCCACGTCCAGATCGCCCGGCTGATCCCGAAGGGCGCGGACGCACGCCTGCGGGCCGAGGGCATCGAGGCGCTGCGTGGCGCCGTCGCTGCGACGTACCCGGAGTTGGCAGATGACGTCGGAGCAGTCGAACTCGACGATGTGAAGCTCCTCGACGTCCGCCGCAACGAGGCCAGACGCTGGTTCGTCGACGGTCTGCTGTGCATCGGGGATTCCGCACACGCGATGAGTCCGCTCGGCGGGGTCGGAGTCAACCTCGCGGTGCAGGACGGGGTCGCCGTCGCCCGGATTCTCGCTGAGCCTTTGCGCTCGGGATCGGTGCGCACCGCAGACCTGCGTCGTCTCCAGCTCAGGCGGCTGCCGACCACTCGCGCCGTCGAACTCCTGCAATCAGCCATCCACCGGATGGTCGAACCTGCCGTCCACGGACAGCGACCGATCCGCCCACCCGCACCGGTAGAGTGGCTGCTGACGACCTTTCCCGCACTCACCCGCGTTCCGGCGCGCATCCTCGGTGTCGGCATCACCGCCGAACACGCCCCGGATTTCGCTCGACGTTCCGGTTTCCCTCAATCGGCTTCGACGGCCAACACCAGTGCCACGGCACGTTCAGGCCCGTAG
- a CDS encoding RDD family protein, translating to MTPAPPTRRWWARTLDAVFVLFFTGMLIGIALALTAVNIISIDGATKVALISYPLMALIFGALYGCTVSPGQALCGVVTLKHSGRRVGFWRGMSRYVAVAFFPITILLAIWTIFDAPTMDLDPIDVYYRSSPQVR from the coding sequence ATGACACCGGCACCACCGACCCGACGCTGGTGGGCGAGGACCCTCGATGCGGTCTTCGTGCTCTTCTTCACCGGGATGCTCATCGGCATTGCCCTGGCCCTCACTGCAGTGAACATCATCTCGATCGACGGCGCCACCAAAGTGGCTCTCATCAGCTACCCGCTGATGGCGCTGATCTTCGGGGCCCTCTACGGCTGCACTGTCTCCCCCGGCCAAGCGCTGTGTGGAGTCGTCACGCTCAAGCACAGCGGCAGACGCGTCGGATTCTGGAGGGGAATGTCGCGTTATGTGGCGGTTGCGTTCTTCCCGATCACCATCCTGCTGGCTATCTGGACGATCTTTGACGCGCCGACGATGGACCTCGATCCCATCGATGTCTATTACCGCAGCTCGCCGCAGGTCAGGTAG
- a CDS encoding O-methyltransferase, protein MSDSEPSAPAYRYAAPDEWHEVDRYFTQSFVGEDDALIAARRSGAATTMPHAEVAANQGAFLGQLVTIAGAKRVLEFGTLAGYSTIWLARAAGEDGRVVTLELEPDNASIAEANFRAAGVAEHITMIVGPAAESAARLISDGAEPFDFVFIDADKPNNPAYLTAALELTRSGAVIVIDNVVRNGAVTDADSTDPRVQGVRKVVDEIAAHPELDATAFQTVGEKGWDGLIIARRR, encoded by the coding sequence ATGAGCGACAGCGAACCCTCCGCACCGGCCTATCGCTATGCCGCGCCCGACGAGTGGCACGAGGTCGACAGGTACTTCACTCAGTCATTCGTCGGTGAGGACGATGCGCTGATCGCCGCCAGACGATCAGGTGCTGCGACGACGATGCCTCATGCCGAAGTCGCGGCGAACCAGGGCGCGTTCCTCGGCCAGTTGGTGACGATCGCCGGTGCGAAGCGTGTGCTCGAATTCGGCACCTTGGCAGGCTATTCGACCATCTGGCTCGCGCGAGCAGCGGGAGAGGACGGGCGCGTCGTCACCCTTGAACTCGAACCGGACAACGCATCGATCGCCGAGGCGAACTTCCGTGCCGCCGGAGTCGCCGAGCACATCACGATGATCGTCGGACCAGCTGCCGAGTCCGCCGCCCGGCTCATCAGTGATGGTGCTGAGCCGTTCGACTTTGTGTTCATCGACGCCGACAAACCGAACAATCCCGCCTATCTCACTGCTGCGCTCGAACTCACCCGATCAGGGGCGGTGATCGTCATCGACAATGTCGTTCGCAACGGCGCAGTCACAGACGCCGACAGCACCGATCCGCGAGTTCAGGGCGTGCGCAAGGTCGTCGACGAGATCGCGGCCCACCCCGAACTCGATGCGACAGCGTTCCAGACGGTCGGCGAAAAGGGATGGGACGGGCTCATCATCGCGCGTCGGCGGTGA